The proteins below are encoded in one region of Halalkalicoccus jeotgali B3:
- a CDS encoding oligosaccharide flippase family protein — protein sequence MDLSRSALKVFLAKGGNAVVFFAGITVFARELGASQIGVFFLFQTVLGLTTIVADVGVRGALEKRLSEGQRPDTMLATAMALKLLTVSGAIGVLLLARPYLNGYLGGEYTALLVVALVVQEFADLFIQAVRGELRVGETAIIEFAREAVWVTSGLAFVAAGYGVIGLMYGLVLGSATAACWAFAKLETTVGRPAELSAWSLYDYAKYYFLSSVSGKVYQWMDVAIIGLFLTYADVGAYEVAWEVTLLVLLVSKTLSITLFPQMSQWSSEAAIDRIEAVVPNAIGIALFLSIPAFVGIVVLNYEVLAVIFGSEYTIAAGVLVVLMLEKVFQSVNDVLGSTLRGIDRVDLVARAVVVTIAINLVLNVALVLSIGLLGAAIATTSAAIVQTLLNARYLSQNITLQIPYRLIAWCLVSAAAMGLVVVGVRAALPFGGIALLASCIGAGVASYFLFSFVVPSLRREVVRPGIRMLVSMVRPA from the coding sequence ATGGATCTCTCCCGGTCAGCGCTAAAGGTCTTTCTCGCGAAGGGGGGCAATGCGGTCGTCTTTTTCGCCGGGATCACGGTCTTCGCCCGCGAGCTGGGCGCCAGCCAGATCGGGGTGTTCTTCCTCTTCCAGACGGTGCTCGGACTGACGACCATCGTCGCGGACGTCGGGGTGCGGGGTGCCCTCGAGAAACGCTTGAGCGAGGGGCAACGTCCCGATACGATGCTCGCGACCGCGATGGCGCTCAAACTGCTCACCGTCTCCGGGGCGATCGGGGTACTCCTCCTGGCTCGGCCGTACCTCAACGGCTATCTCGGCGGCGAGTACACGGCGTTGCTCGTCGTCGCCCTCGTCGTCCAGGAGTTCGCCGACCTGTTCATCCAGGCGGTGCGGGGCGAACTGCGCGTGGGCGAGACCGCCATCATCGAGTTCGCCCGCGAGGCGGTGTGGGTCACGAGCGGACTGGCGTTCGTCGCGGCCGGCTACGGCGTGATCGGGTTGATGTACGGGCTCGTGTTGGGGTCGGCGACGGCCGCCTGCTGGGCCTTCGCAAAACTGGAGACGACGGTCGGACGCCCGGCCGAACTCTCGGCGTGGTCGCTGTACGATTACGCGAAGTACTACTTCCTCTCGTCGGTCAGCGGCAAGGTCTACCAGTGGATGGACGTCGCGATCATCGGGCTGTTTCTGACCTACGCGGACGTCGGGGCCTACGAGGTCGCCTGGGAGGTGACGCTGCTGGTGTTGCTGGTGAGTAAGACGCTCTCGATCACGCTGTTCCCTCAGATGAGCCAGTGGAGTTCCGAGGCCGCCATCGACCGGATCGAGGCCGTCGTCCCGAACGCGATCGGGATCGCGCTGTTCCTCTCGATTCCCGCGTTCGTCGGGATCGTCGTGTTGAACTACGAGGTCCTCGCGGTGATCTTCGGCTCGGAGTATACGATCGCTGCCGGCGTCCTCGTGGTGTTGATGCTCGAAAAGGTCTTCCAGTCGGTAAACGACGTCCTCGGAAGCACCCTCCGGGGTATCGACCGGGTGGATCTGGTCGCGCGGGCCGTGGTGGTGACGATCGCGATCAACCTCGTGCTCAACGTCGCGCTCGTCCTCTCGATCGGGCTACTGGGTGCGGCGATCGCGACGACGAGCGCCGCGATCGTCCAGACGCTCCTCAACGCCCGGTATCTCTCGCAGAACATCACCCTGCAGATCCCCTACCGACTGATCGCGTGGTGTCTCGTCAGCGCGGCGGCGATGGGACTGGTCGTCGTCGGGGTGCGCGCGGCGCTCCCGTTCGGTGGAATCGCGTTGCTCGCGAGCTGTATCGGTGCGGGCGTCGCCAGCTACTTCCTGTTTTCCTTTGTCGTCCCCTCGCTCCGCAGAGAGGTTGTCAGACCGGGGATACGAATGCTCGTCTCGATGGTCCGACCGGCCTGA
- a CDS encoding phosphotransferase, giving the protein MGNAIETAPPRSFDREGIFDRIGAFYDYRGVTPAAERYMVLDTGSYNTYAFRPKAGAIEWVVDRVGGGGWKSLLGAGALRAALTVPELLPALPGIRSETLSVDAEDPFDVAVIGDRITLLGLEARRVCTIATDDPEKLRREIERRRRLPESINTPAMLEYDLEYPYVVKRYLDGRELDDPVEEWKLLLDALVQLTALYETDRHSVSTQDVLTGLETALSAAGQLDGLVRSGLELLGDLDLPPVLYRGPVHGDLHAGNLFVNDAVYVLDWEDVRTDYVIDDFFRPFVIHQYDAPVHRLFVQMMAGRGTGGDIAADYAREVGPLAYGDSETYSGLPLFYLLSLLADGGDHGSLRPPCREILSGVLSLYDG; this is encoded by the coding sequence ATGGGGAACGCTATCGAGACGGCACCGCCGCGATCGTTCGATCGGGAGGGGATCTTCGATCGGATCGGGGCGTTCTACGACTACCGAGGGGTGACGCCGGCGGCGGAGCGGTACATGGTACTCGATACCGGGAGCTACAACACGTACGCGTTTCGGCCGAAGGCCGGGGCTATCGAGTGGGTCGTCGATCGGGTCGGCGGTGGCGGCTGGAAGAGTCTCCTCGGAGCCGGAGCGCTCAGAGCCGCCCTCACCGTCCCGGAGTTGCTCCCCGCCCTCCCCGGGATTCGCTCGGAAACCCTCTCCGTCGACGCCGAGGACCCGTTCGACGTCGCGGTCATCGGCGACCGGATCACGCTGCTCGGGTTGGAGGCGCGGCGGGTCTGTACGATCGCCACCGACGACCCGGAGAAACTCCGGCGCGAGATCGAGCGCCGCCGGCGACTGCCGGAGTCGATCAACACGCCGGCGATGCTCGAATACGACCTCGAGTACCCGTACGTCGTCAAGCGGTATCTGGACGGACGGGAACTCGACGATCCCGTCGAGGAGTGGAAGTTGCTGCTCGACGCACTCGTCCAACTCACCGCCCTCTACGAAACCGACCGCCACTCCGTTTCGACCCAGGACGTTCTCACGGGGCTCGAAACGGCGCTTTCGGCCGCGGGCCAACTCGACGGACTCGTCCGTTCGGGACTGGAACTCCTCGGGGATCTCGACCTGCCGCCGGTCCTCTACCGGGGGCCGGTTCACGGCGACCTCCACGCCGGCAACCTCTTCGTGAACGACGCCGTCTACGTCCTCGACTGGGAGGACGTCCGGACCGACTACGTTATCGACGATTTCTTCAGGCCGTTCGTCATCCATCAGTACGACGCCCCGGTTCACCGGCTGTTCGTGCAGATGATGGCCGGTCGGGGGACGGGCGGCGACATCGCCGCCGACTACGCCCGGGAGGTCGGCCCGCTCGCGTACGGCGACTCGGAGACCTACTCGGGACTCCCGCTGTTTTACCTCCTGTCGTTGCTCGCCGACGGGGGCGATCACGGGTCGCTCCGCCCGCCGTGTCGCGAGATCCTCTCGGGGGTTCTCTCGTTGTACGACGGGTGA
- a CDS encoding polysaccharide deacetylase family protein: MIAGENGRLWVDRAFRATLKDRYHPDGIRCPIVLYHGIDESGGPWTVTPGRFRRQIEWLADAFEPLTMSGAIDRWRRDSLPRNPAVVTFDDGFRSTVETALPILEANGVAATHYVVPGLLGERFEGRRVMSREEVLDLDAHGHEIGAHTMTHPDLTTVDRETARREIVDSRDAIETITGERPRSFAYPYGAFDRTAARLVENAGYESATTVIGSDVVDFDAPMALPRITVMREHDRRDVEGMVDGDRRWQRLLREVLPFR, translated from the coding sequence ATGATCGCGGGAGAGAACGGCCGACTGTGGGTGGATCGTGCGTTCCGGGCCACCCTCAAGGACCGCTACCACCCCGACGGGATCCGCTGTCCGATCGTCCTCTATCACGGCATCGACGAGTCGGGAGGACCGTGGACCGTCACGCCGGGACGGTTCCGGCGACAGATAGAGTGGCTCGCGGACGCGTTCGAACCCCTCACGATGAGCGGGGCGATCGACCGGTGGCGGCGGGACTCGCTGCCGCGGAACCCGGCCGTCGTGACCTTCGACGACGGGTTCCGATCGACCGTCGAGACGGCGCTACCGATCCTCGAGGCCAACGGTGTGGCGGCGACACACTACGTGGTTCCGGGACTGCTCGGCGAACGATTCGAGGGAAGGCGGGTCATGAGCCGAGAGGAGGTCCTCGACCTCGACGCACACGGCCACGAGATCGGCGCCCACACGATGACACATCCGGACCTGACGACGGTCGACCGGGAAACCGCCCGCCGGGAGATCGTCGATTCGCGCGATGCCATCGAAACGATCACGGGCGAGCGCCCGCGCAGTTTCGCCTATCCCTACGGCGCGTTCGATCGAACGGCCGCGCGCTTGGTCGAGAACGCGGGATACGAGAGCGCGACCACGGTGATCGGCTCGGACGTCGTCGATTTCGACGCCCCGATGGCCCTCCCCCGGATCACGGTCATGCGCGAGCACGACCGGCGGGACGTCGAGGGGATGGTCGACGGGGACCGGCGCTGGCAGCGACTGCTCCGGGAGGTCCTCCCGTTCCGATAG
- a CDS encoding polysaccharide deacetylase family protein: MGGGTQSGSGEQVANVISFDLEHWYSATLLRDEVTDPADRIRTSVGIVLDMLAEHDTLATFFTVGEVAEEYPTLIGRIADAGHEVASHGHTHTPLFDLTRTAFAEELEASAEAIAAATGRRPIGFRAPNFSVTPRTQWAFDALVEAGYLYDSSVFPVKTPMYGVNGAPLHPYRVDPDAPFTDGSASANGLVEFPIATFHPRLRLPIAGGFYGRLLPTRLVEMGIRNLNQRGLPAMIYFHPWEFNPAVRTDEPPLHKRFISFHGLDQTRDVLDSLLATHEFGTCRQLFERYNRHERMFNR, from the coding sequence ATGGGGGGTGGCACGCAGAGCGGATCCGGCGAACAGGTAGCGAACGTCATCTCGTTCGACCTCGAACACTGGTACTCGGCGACGCTGTTGAGAGACGAAGTGACCGATCCGGCGGATCGGATCAGGACGTCGGTCGGGATCGTCCTCGACATGCTCGCGGAACACGACACGCTCGCGACGTTCTTTACGGTCGGAGAGGTTGCCGAGGAGTACCCGACCCTGATCGGACGGATCGCCGACGCCGGTCACGAGGTCGCGTCCCACGGGCACACCCACACGCCGTTGTTCGATCTCACGCGGACGGCGTTCGCCGAGGAACTCGAGGCGAGCGCCGAGGCGATTGCGGCAGCGACCGGCCGACGGCCGATCGGGTTTCGAGCGCCGAACTTCTCGGTGACGCCACGAACGCAGTGGGCCTTCGACGCGCTCGTCGAGGCGGGATACCTGTACGACTCCAGCGTGTTTCCGGTCAAGACCCCGATGTACGGGGTCAACGGCGCGCCCCTTCACCCGTACCGGGTCGATCCCGACGCGCCGTTTACCGACGGGTCGGCGAGCGCGAACGGCTTGGTCGAGTTCCCGATCGCCACGTTCCACCCGCGGCTCCGACTCCCGATCGCGGGCGGGTTCTACGGGCGGCTCCTCCCGACGAGGCTGGTCGAGATGGGGATCAGGAACCTCAATCAGCGCGGACTCCCCGCGATGATCTACTTCCATCCCTGGGAGTTCAACCCCGCCGTGCGAACCGACGAGCCGCCCCTTCACAAGCGATTCATCAGCTTCCACGGGCTCGATCAAACTCGCGACGTCCTCGACAGCCTGCTTGCCACACACGAGTTCGGGACGTGTCGGCAGCTCTTCGAGAGATATAACCGACACGAACGGATGTTCAATCGATAG
- a CDS encoding glycosyltransferase family 2 protein, with product MTDGGFETGSLTGRSGDGLELVQRASEGTPAEYANAESTPAERTDATAGSSSTGATLQRTPSVVIGIPAYNEANSIASVVKSASEFGDRVIVVDDGSRDETALVASEAGASVIQHEYNRGYGAALKTLFQAADQQGARHLVILDADNQHDPADVPRLVAAQRENDTEIVIGSRFGDGASTNAPPYRRAGLFVVNALTNMSIGAFRPSKRISDTQSGFRAYNRRAIVGLAEDAAIGSHMNASTDILYHAHQRGYDIDEIGIDVRYDVENASSYDPFSHGYNLVNNISTTVQNAHPLLSLGLPGLVSLLFGVSGTYWLVADYLATGSLSFLLTTLSALFWFGGFFACIAAVILHAMRVANRR from the coding sequence GTGACTGACGGGGGGTTCGAGACGGGTTCGCTGACCGGGCGGTCGGGCGACGGGTTGGAGTTGGTCCAGCGAGCGAGCGAGGGCACGCCGGCCGAGTACGCCAACGCCGAGAGCACCCCCGCCGAGCGAACCGACGCCACTGCGGGGTCGAGTTCGACCGGAGCCACCCTACAACGGACCCCGTCGGTAGTCATCGGTATCCCGGCGTACAACGAGGCGAACTCGATCGCAAGCGTCGTCAAATCGGCCAGCGAGTTCGGGGACCGGGTGATCGTCGTCGACGACGGGAGCCGCGACGAGACCGCACTCGTGGCGAGCGAGGCGGGGGCAAGCGTCATCCAACACGAGTACAACCGGGGGTACGGAGCCGCGCTCAAGACGCTGTTCCAGGCGGCCGACCAGCAGGGGGCACGCCACCTCGTGATCCTCGACGCCGACAACCAACACGACCCGGCGGACGTCCCGCGGCTCGTCGCCGCACAGCGCGAGAACGACACCGAGATCGTCATCGGGAGTCGGTTCGGCGACGGCGCGAGCACCAACGCACCGCCGTACCGACGGGCCGGCCTGTTCGTCGTCAACGCACTCACGAACATGAGTATCGGCGCGTTCCGCCCGAGCAAACGCATCTCGGACACCCAAAGCGGGTTCAGGGCGTACAACCGCCGCGCGATCGTGGGGCTGGCCGAGGATGCGGCGATCGGGAGTCACATGAACGCCAGCACGGACATCCTCTATCACGCCCACCAACGCGGGTACGATATCGACGAAATCGGCATCGACGTCCGGTACGACGTCGAGAACGCGAGCAGCTACGACCCGTTCTCGCACGGTTACAACCTGGTCAACAACATCTCGACGACCGTCCAGAACGCACACCCGCTGCTCAGTCTCGGGCTCCCGGGGCTGGTGTCCCTCCTCTTCGGCGTCAGTGGCACCTACTGGCTCGTCGCCGACTACCTCGCGACGGGGTCGCTCTCGTTTCTCCTTACGACGCTGTCGGCCCTGTTCTGGTTCGGCGGCTTTTTCGCCTGTATCGCCGCCGTCATCCTCCACGCGATGCGGGTCGCCAATCGCAGATAG
- a CDS encoding helix-turn-helix domain-containing protein, producing the protein MTIIADITLPSATFPLGRVLQSFPDATMDLERVVPLRESLMPFIWIEDDDTEALESSLRAHSRIEDVEVLMTADAETLFRIDWSPSSDGLTEALIETEATVLEARGTADNWDFRLRFSAHEDLSAFNVALTESGIPVTLRRIYHPPLEGASSPMSPVQRETLLAAYRNGYYQVPRRISQTELAERLEISDSALSQRIRRAVSTLIEREVLAEDDPLR; encoded by the coding sequence ATGACCATCATCGCGGACATCACTCTTCCATCGGCGACGTTTCCGCTCGGACGCGTACTGCAGTCCTTCCCGGACGCCACGATGGACCTCGAGCGCGTCGTTCCCCTCCGAGAGTCGCTCATGCCGTTTATCTGGATCGAGGACGACGACACCGAAGCCCTCGAGTCGTCGCTGCGCGCTCACTCGCGGATCGAGGACGTCGAGGTCCTCATGACGGCCGACGCCGAGACGCTGTTCAGGATCGACTGGTCGCCGTCGTCCGACGGGCTCACCGAGGCGCTGATCGAGACGGAGGCGACGGTCCTCGAGGCCCGCGGTACCGCCGATAACTGGGACTTCCGACTGCGATTCTCGGCCCACGAGGACCTCTCGGCGTTCAACGTCGCGCTCACCGAGTCCGGGATTCCCGTCACGCTCCGACGGATCTACCACCCGCCCCTCGAGGGAGCGTCCTCGCCGATGTCCCCGGTCCAACGGGAGACGCTGCTGGCGGCGTATCGCAACGGATACTATCAGGTCCCGAGGCGAATCAGCCAGACCGAACTCGCCGAGCGACTCGAGATCAGCGACAGCGCGCTCTCCCAGCGGATCAGGCGTGCGGTCTCCACTCTCATCGAGCGGGAAGTCCTGGCCGAGGACGACCCGCTTCGCTGA
- a CDS encoding response regulator, which produces MNDELSAPVSVLCVDDELDSADLTAIRLEQLDERFSVETVADAEGGLEHVEDHSIDCVVSDYKMPEIDGLTFFEMVREQFPDLPFILFTGRGTPAVADDARSKGVTDYIEKDVPDRYETLADQIRTAVGKYRERRRLEDDLDFER; this is translated from the coding sequence ATGAACGACGAGCTATCGGCGCCGGTCTCGGTCCTCTGTGTCGACGACGAGCTGGATAGCGCGGACCTCACGGCGATACGGCTCGAACAGCTCGACGAACGTTTTTCGGTCGAGACGGTCGCGGACGCCGAGGGCGGCCTCGAACACGTCGAGGACCACTCCATCGATTGTGTCGTCAGCGACTACAAGATGCCCGAGATAGACGGCCTCACGTTCTTCGAGATGGTACGCGAGCAGTTCCCCGACCTCCCCTTTATCCTGTTTACCGGCCGGGGGACGCCTGCGGTCGCCGACGACGCCAGATCGAAGGGGGTGACCGACTACATCGAGAAGGACGTCCCCGACCGTTACGAGACGCTGGCCGACCAGATACGTACCGCCGTCGGGAAGTATCGTGAGCGCCGTCGCCTCGAGGACGACCTCGACTTCGAGCGCTGA